The Meiothermus sp. CFH 77666 DNA window CTCGGGCATCACCCGCTCACTCTCGGTGATGGCCAAGCCGCAGGTAGGCAGTGCCGGGCAGGCCATGGCGTTCTGTACGGCGAGCGGGAGGGTGCCGGGAAGGGCGACGCCATGGTTGCGGAAGATGGCTTCGATAGCGGCCTGGTCAGAGGGGTCAACGCCGACGAAGAGGATGTTCTGCTGGGCAGTGAGGCGCACCTCAGGAGCGAAGCGCTGCACCACCTCGCGAATCGCCGCGCGCAGGTTTTCCTTGACCCGCCCGTTCTCCACGAAGAGTCCGAAGAATAGCTTGCCGTCGCCCTGCTCATGCCAGCCCAGGTGATCGTCGCCCGAGAGCCACTCGAGCGGGCGGGCTTCGGGCAGGGCGTAACCCACGTAGCGCTCGACCTCGGCCTTGAAGCGTTCAATGCCCCAGGCCTCGACCAAGTACTTCATACGGCTGAACTTGCGGTCGTCGCGTCGCCCGTGGTCGCGCTGCACCTTGACGATGGCCTCGACGACCTCGAAGAACTGCTCGGGCCCAACGGTGGTGAGGGGTTTGGCCAGCACCGGATGGGTGTCCTTAGCCCCGTGGCTCTGGCCCAACCCGCCGCCCACCAGCAGGGTGAAGCCCTCGAGCCCCCTCTCCCCCACCACCGGGACGATCCCGATGTCTTGGGTATAGACGTCCACGCAGTTGTCGCCGGGGAAGGCGAAGCCAATCTTGAACTTGCGCGGCAGGTAGGTATCACCGTACAGCGGCTCGCTTTCCTCCAGGCTCGCCGCTCGCTCCCCGTCCAGCCAGATCTCGTAGTAGGCGCGGGTCCTGGGCTTGAGCCGGTCGGAGAGCTCTTTGGCGTAGCGCATCAACTCGGAGCGCTGGCGGTCGGCAAAAGGCGCCGGGCAAGCCACGATGTTGCGTACCACGTCCCCGCAGGCCGAGAGCGTGGTCAGGAGGTTGCGGTTCAACACCTGCATCAGGGGTTTGAGGCCGCCCTTGCGAACCCCGTGGTACTGGATAGCCTGGCGGGTGGTGATGCGCAGCGTCGCGTTGCCTAGCTCGTCGGCCAGCCGGTCGAGGGCAAGGTATTGCTCGGGGGTGAGCACCCCGCCGGGAATCGCCACCCGGATCATGAAGGAGTAGTCCGGTCCCAAGCCCTGGGCCTTGCGGGCCTTACGCACGTCGCGGTCGTCCTGCTGGTAGATGCCGTGAAACTTGAGGATCTGGTAGCCCTCTTCGCTGAAGTGATCAGTGCCGTTGTGCAGTTCGGCGTCTACCGGCCCGCGCAGGCGGTTGCTGGCGATTTTCACGTACTCAACTTTGGACAGCTTTGCTTCTGACATGGCGATTCCTTTGTGCGTTTTTCTGCCTAGCCCAAGGCTCCAGAAACGACCCGTTCAGCGGTCTGTTCAATTGCCCTCAACTGCTCCCTCAGGCGCACGACCTGCCCGATGACCCACACGGCGGGGGATCGAACCTCGACCTCTCCTTGGGCCACCTGCCCCAGCGTGGCGATCACCACCCGCTCCTGGGGGGTGGAGCCCTTTTCGATGAAGGCCACCGGCTCATCGGCCCGGCGTCCGAGCCGCAGCAACTCCCCAGCGATGCGCACGCGCTGCTTGACCCCCATCAGCACCACCAGGGTGTCCACCTGAGCGTAGGGGGTGAAGTCGGGCAGCCCTCCCCCCTGAGCCTGACCCGTCAGCACCGCGAAGCCCCCCGCCACCCCCCGCAACGTCAGGGGGATGCCGGCCAAGCCGGGCACGGCCAGGGCGGAACTGAGGCCGGGCACCAGCTCCACCTCGAGGCCCTCGGCGGCCAAAAACGCCCACTCCTCCCCCCCCCGGCCATAGACCATGGGGTCCCCCCCTTTGAGCCGCACCACCTTGCGCCCGGAGCGGGCGTGGTGGAGCAGTTGCTGGAAGATGGCCTGCTGCACTGAATCCTGCTCGCCCGCTTCCTTGCCCACGTAGAGGAGCTGGGCCAGAGGGTTGACCCGTTCCAATACCGCGGGGCTGACCAGGCGGTCGTAGAGCACCACCTCGGCTTCTTGCAACACCCGCAGGGCCTTGAGCGTCAGCAACTCGGGGTCGCCCGGTCCTGCCCCCACCAGGTAGACCTTGCCTCTACCTCTACCCCCACCCCTACCGCTGTCCTTCCCCGCACCGCGGTCCTTCACCCAATTCCCCTCATCCCTGGGGTTGGGGTTGGGGTTGGGCTTCACGTAGTTGACGTGCTTGACGTCCCTGACGTGGTTCAGGCGGCTCAGGAAGCCCAGGAAGCTCACACGGTTCAGGCTCACGAGGGCACCTCCAACGCTAAGGCCAACTCGGGGGTCTCCGAGGCCAACGCCGATGCCGATGCCAATGCTGGTGCTGATGTTGATGCCGATGCGTTGTGCTGGTGGTACAAAGCCGCCAGCAGGATCTCCCGCGCCTCTTCCACTTCCCCCAGGGCCAGCCGTTCCAGCGCGGGGCTGTCGATCATGCGATACCAGGCGGCCTTCCGGGCCTCGAAGTCGTGGGGATAGCTTTGCAGCACCAGCGGTCGAAGCGAGCGCAGCAGTTGGAGGTAGAGGGCGTACTCCGGACCGTACGCCTGGGCCAAGCCCTGCTTGATCCTCACCCCTAAAGCGGGGGCGGCTCCGCTGGTGGAGACCGCGATCACCAACTCGCCCTGCCGGTGCACCGCCGGCAGGATGAAGTCGCAGTGCGCGGGGTCATCGACCGCGTTGAGCCACACCCCCCGCTCGCGGGCTTCCT harbors:
- a CDS encoding NADPH-dependent assimilatory sulfite reductase hemoprotein subunit, translating into MAMSEAKLSKVEYVKIASNRLRGPVDAELHNGTDHFSEEGYQILKFHGIYQQDDRDVRKARKAQGLGPDYSFMIRVAIPGGVLTPEQYLALDRLADELGNATLRITTRQAIQYHGVRKGGLKPLMQVLNRNLLTTLSACGDVVRNIVACPAPFADRQRSELMRYAKELSDRLKPRTRAYYEIWLDGERAASLEESEPLYGDTYLPRKFKIGFAFPGDNCVDVYTQDIGIVPVVGERGLEGFTLLVGGGLGQSHGAKDTHPVLAKPLTTVGPEQFFEVVEAIVKVQRDHGRRDDRKFSRMKYLVEAWGIERFKAEVERYVGYALPEARPLEWLSGDDHLGWHEQGDGKLFFGLFVENGRVKENLRAAIREVVQRFAPEVRLTAQQNILFVGVDPSDQAAIEAIFRNHGVALPGTLPLAVQNAMACPALPTCGLAITESERVMPEVIREFDALLGRLELHDGPIPHVRMTGCPNGCARPYSAEVGLVGRSLGSYTIYLGGSPLGTRLGQVYLDNVKREEIVNRLEPLLAAYKHERLEGEAFGDYCDRVGVGTLRERFGDLASV
- a CDS encoding bifunctional precorrin-2 dehydrogenase/sirohydrochlorin ferrochelatase; the protein is MLDLTGREVLFVGGGWETEAKVRGLLEVGAKVTLLSPHAHPGLEPLLHEGRLRWLRRGYQRGDLAGFSLCFAHPRERSLHALIAQEARERGVWLNAVDDPAHCDFILPAVHRQGELVIAVSTSGAAPALGVRIKQGLAQAYGPEYALYLQLLRSLRPLVLQSYPHDFEARKAAWYRMIDSPALERLALGEVEEAREILLAALYHQHNASASTSAPALASASALASETPELALALEVPS
- the cobA gene encoding uroporphyrinogen-III C-methyltransferase, with protein sequence MKDRGAGKDSGRGGGRGRGKVYLVGAGPGDPELLTLKALRVLQEAEVVLYDRLVSPAVLERVNPLAQLLYVGKEAGEQDSVQQAIFQQLLHHARSGRKVVRLKGGDPMVYGRGGEEWAFLAAEGLEVELVPGLSSALAVPGLAGIPLTLRGVAGGFAVLTGQAQGGGLPDFTPYAQVDTLVVLMGVKQRVRIAGELLRLGRRADEPVAFIEKGSTPQERVVIATLGQVAQGEVEVRSPAVWVIGQVVRLREQLRAIEQTAERVVSGALG